Part of the Paenibacillus sp. YPG26 genome, GGGTGGGTACATACAATCACATTCGGACGAATCTGCTTGACGAGCTGTGTGGTATGAGTATAAAAAATACGATGCAGCGCGAGTGTCGTCAAACGGTTCAATGACTTTTTATAATTGCTGCGGTACATCATCCGTACCAGCCGGGGTTGGGAACTGAGCGTTTTCTTATAAGCCGTAATGATGAGTGGAGCCATTCTCGGATTCAAGAAACTTCCAAGCTCAAGGACCTTGGTCTGCACATTAGGCTGTACCTTGCGCAGACTGCTCGAAAGCGCGTAGGCCGCTTGGGTGTGTCCTGCGCCGAACCCTTCGGATAAAAGCAGTACTCTTTGTTTTTGCACGTTAGTTTCACCTTTTCCTGCAAGGTTTTACCATAGCCTAACAATATCCCCTTTAGGGCCATAATGCAACCGTGCCTAATGCGACTCCGGTCCCAATCACGGCTCCAGCCAGCACATCAGACGGATAGTGGAGTCCCAGATAGATCCTGGATATCGCTACAAGCATTGCAATGGGAGCAAGTATAAAGGAAGTCACAGGCTCCATGACCATAAATGGCATTGTTACTGAGAAAATGGCTGTAGTATGGCCTGACGGGAACGAATGGTCTGTTAATGGATCCCGAAATGTGTTGGTCCCCGGAAGGGTTAGATAGGGCCTTACTCGAGGGTAAGTCCGCTTGGCTATCGCGACTGGGATATGACTAATGGCCAGGGAGACGGCTGCTATAAGAGCCGTGTGTCTCCATGGATCCGGAGTGAAGAGCCACAGCAGAACGGTAGCTGCAATGGTAAAGGTTGCGCCTCCCATATGGGTCAGGTAAAAAAGCCAAAAGTTGAGAAAGCTTCTGTGAAGACCGGTATTTATGGCTACAAACAAGCGTTGGTCCAGGTGTGTTAGTTTCACAAGTAATCGATGCATACAATCCCTCCGCTACTGATAGGCCGAACCGATTTAGCCGGAATCATCCCTTATTTATGGAGTGTGGTGTGTTATTTATATAACCAGCCTGAACAACCCATAGCGCAGATTGCCGTTATTATCAGGATAGAATAATCATATTTTTATTCTATGGCCATTTCAAGGTCAGTTTGTTTTATTTTCATTTTTGGCGGGTGCCCATTTTTGACTTGTGAAGGGTACACCTACTACAATGATTCAAATGATATCAAAAAAGTTTAAAGAATTATCAGGTTTTCCGTAAACTTTTCCTGATTATTCTCGTTTATTTTAATATAACCTTTACTTTTATTGATTATTTCAGGCAAAGGGAGGTGCTCAGGAAATAAAAAACGGCAAAATGGATGAAAATAAGACCTAACCGCTATGAATGTAAGGACGAGGTACCACTGTACCCTGATATAGACATTCTTTGGGCGTAATTTACACATAGAAGAGAAATTAGCCTTTTGACAAATCGGACGAATTCGTAGAGAATCGTAATGTCTGACTATTTGTACCCAGATAAAGATAAGGGACAGATGGAGTTGCTTGCTTCACTAAATTTAAAAATGGATTACGGGTCATTAGAAACTGCGATTACAGAATTTAGAGAGAAAACGTAGTTTAATTTCATGAGGGTTAAAAGGGGGGTATCAGGGAATCATGTTGGATGCCATTCTATTCGGACTGCAGGTTATCCTTGCAGTCATTGGTGTGTATCAATTCGTGTTCTCTTTGTTTGGCATGTACAAGAAAAAGAAAAAGCAGCAGTTTCCACCAACTAAATCCTTTGCTGTCTTGGTAGCGGCACATAATGAGGAGCAGGTTGTTGGGGCGCTGATGGAGAACCTGAAGCTGCTCAACTATCCTCAGGATCTTTACGATGTATTCGTTATTTGCGATAACTGTACGGACAGCACGGCTGATATTGTGCGCAGTCATCATATGAACGCATGCGTACGTACCAATCCGAATCTCCGAGGCAAAGGATATGCCATCGAGTGGATGCTGAAAGAACTATGGAAGATGCCGCGCCAGTATGATGCGGTTGTGATGTTCGATGCCGATAATCTGGCTCATCCGGACTTCCTGAACGAGATGAATAATGATCTCTGCAGCGGCGCCCGCGTGATTCAAGGTTATATTGACACCAAGAATCCTGAAGATTCCTGGGTCACTGCATCTTACGGGGTGTCTTACTGGTATGTGAACCGTCTGTGGCAGCTGCCTCGTCATAACCTGAAGATGGCTAACTTCCTTGGCGGTACGGGAATGTGCTTTGAGACTGAGCTCCTGAAGGAAATTGGCTGGGGCGCGACCAGTCTGGTAGAAGACCTGGAATTCACTATGCGTTGTGCGAGCAAAGGGATCTACCCAGTCTTCAACTATGACGCCAAAGTATTCGATGAGAAGCCGTTGACCTTTAAAGCCTCCGCACGCCAGCGTCTGCGCTGGATGCAGGGACACTTCACGGTAGCTCGCAGGTACTTCTTCCCAATGCTCTGGAAGAGTATCAAAGAAAGAAGCTTAACCAAGTTCGATCTGGCTCTGTATGCAGTGAATGTCTACATCGTACTTCTGACGTTTTTGCTTACGGCTTTTATCTGGGCAGATCAATCCTTGTTCAACGGTCCGCATATCTCAACCATGTACAGTTACCTTCCGTTCTGGGTATCGCTGCTGGCTGTGGCCGGTAACATATTTATCTTCCTGGCAGCGATGATCCTGGAGAAGATTACGTATAAAAAAGTATATCTGTATCTGATTTTGTTCCCGGTATATCTGTTCTCCTGGTGGCCAATCACGTTCTATGCTTTCTTCACGCAGAACAACAAGCAGTGGAGTCACACCGAGCATACACGGGTGGTACGCCTGGAAGAAGTTCAAAGCAAGCAGGGGTAATACCCCTGCTTTTTTATTTTTTAATTCCGCTTGACCGGAGCAGTGTTGCTATGGTATATTAATCAAGTATTTGCTGTTAGCAAGCTTTTGGATTGCAAGCAGAGGCCCTGGCTTCTCACCTGTCTGACTTTGGTTGGCTGGTTTTGATCCGATGATTTATGAATGTGAATGTTCATGAAGAATTGATGATCAATTATGGGATGCGGGTGGTAACCTGTATCCCTTTTTATTTTGCTTATTTTGGTCACGACAGTATGGCAACAGACCATTTGGAGGTGGAGAATTATCAGTAAGGAACATTTGATCAATGATGAAATACGGGCGAGGGAAGTTCGTTTGGTTGGTGCAGAAGGTGAACAGATCGGGATTAAGCCGATTCGTGAAGCATTGCAGATGGCCATCGATCTGAATCTGGACTTGGTGAATGTAGCGCCGACGGCTAAACCGCCGGTATGCCGGATTATGGATTACGGCAAGTTCCGTTACGAGACACAGAAGAAAGAGAAAGAAGCCCGTAAGAATCAGAAAATCGTCGATATCAAGGAAGTTTGGTTTCGCGCTAATATCGAGGAACATGACTACCAGACGAAACTGCGTAATGTGATCAAATTCTTGAAAGACGGCGACAAAGTGAAATGCTCTGTGCGTTTCCGTGGCCGTGAAATCACTCATGCCGATATCGGTAAGAAGATTTTGGACCGCGTTAAGGAAGAGGTTACTGAAATTTCGACCATTGAGCGTCTGCCAAAATTGGAAGGCCGCAGCATGATTATGATTTTGGCACCGAAAAACTAAGCGATAAGCTTACAACCTATAAGGGGGAAGTACCATGCCTAAAATGAAAACTCACAGCAGCCTTAAAGGCCGCTTCAAAATTACTGGAACTGGTAAAGTGAAACGCTACAAAGCAGGCCGCAACCACTTGCTATCCGGTAAATCCAAAAGCACAAAACGTGTTTTGGCCGGTAATCCGGTTATGTACGCAGGTGACGTTAGACGTTTGAAACAAGGTCTGTCTAATCTTAAGTAGTAGAACACACTTTCTGGGAGGTTTTTTGATATGGCAAGAGTAAAAGGCGGATTCGTCGTTCGTCGTCGTCATAAAAAAGTATTGAAGCTTGCTAAGGGTTATTTCGGTTCCAAACACCGTATTTTCAAAACAGCTAATGAGCAAGTAATGAAATCATTCCTGTATGCATACCGTGACCGTCGTCAAAAGAAACGCGATTTCCGCAGACTGTGGATCGTGCGTATTAACGCGGCAGCTCGTCTGAACGGATTGTCTTACAGCAAATTGATGCACGGCCTTAAGCTGGCTGAAGTGAACATCAACCGCAAGATCCTTGCTGATCTGGCTGTTAATGATCTTACAGCATTCAACTCTTTGGCTGCTGTTGCAAAAGAAAAAATCAACGCTTAATTGCGTTGATTTATATGGACAGGCGCCCCACGCGGGGCGCCTGTTTTTCTTTTGTCCAAGGCGGGGATACAGGCATGCCTTACCTTCGCGGAATATGTTAGGGGGAAGACATCTGGAGGAGGGGAATGCATGAATTCATCCGCAATGAAGAAGGAAGCACAGAAGCTGTTAGGTAAAAACATCGTCGCTTATAAAAAAGACGGCGCTATGGTTACAGGCAAGCTTGTTAAGATAAGCGGCAATCGTCTAATCCTGGCACCGAAAAAGGGCAAAAAAGTACACACAAAAGCGATATTGCCGCTTGCCTTGTTCGATCTGCTTGCTATTGGAACCCTGCCGTACTCATACGGCTATGGTTATGGTCCAGGACCAGGCCATTATGGTGGCGGTTATGGCTATGGCGGGGGTTATGGATATAACTATGGCTATGGCGGGGGCTACGGCGGCCCGTTCATATTCTAGATCAGCAGGAAGGCAGATTGGAGCGCAGAGGTTTATTCATTTCGTAGCATAGAGATGGCGGGATGAACCTGACGGTCTCATATCCCAGATTGCTGTAGAACATCCGGGCTCTCTCATTTCCGATATCGACCATCACCTTGGCCTTGCTGCACCCGCGTGAAGCGGCGAAGCCCTCTGCTTGCAAGAGCAGGGTCTTGCCATGACGCTTGCGCTGCTGCGCGGGTGCAACGGCCATCATATCAATGTATAATAAATCCCCGTGAATCATAAAATGGATAAAGGCACACGGATCTTCTTCATAACCAGCAGACGCAACAAAAGTAACGCCGCGGTTCAGTCTCACGGGAAGCTCTTTCCTCACGGCGGCAAGCTCTACTTTTGACAGATGCGAATAAGGGACAAGCTCGCTTTCAATCAGCCGGTAAATGACCGGGTCATCCTGCTTCGGTCTCCGGTAACGGATCATGGCTATTCTCCTCCTCACCGTACATATTCTGGGCGCTGTATTCTATCATATGGTGAGGGAGGAAAAGGGTTCCTGAAGATTTCGGATGAACCGATTTTTAAAAAGTGTTGACTACGGCATCCAGGAATCATATAATGTTTCTAAACATTTTAACGCGATAACGCGATACGAAATCGGCAATGATGAGGACGAAGTGTTAGGGGCTCTTTTGATCAGAGAGTGGATGGATTTGCTGAAACCACCACCATTATCCCTTAATGACGAGCTCACCTCTGAGCTGTTCTCCTGAAAAGTTCTTCTACCGGTAATAATCATACGGGTGGAGAAGAAGCTATTAGGGAGAATCGTAAGGTCTACGTTACGGACCATGGGTAGGGAGAGATCCTTTACCCGCCAAGGCTCGGTTCTGCGAAGATCCGGGTGAACATGGGTGGTACCACGGAAGCGATAACCTTTCGTCCCTCGAAGCAGAGATCTGTTTTGAGTGGCGGAAGGTTTTTTTGATGTTATAGGCCAAGGCCCAGATGGATGGTAATTTTGAGAGGAGGATGACTGATGAACGCTCGAATTCCAGAGATGCGCTCTACAGAAGAATTACGTGAGAAATGGATGAAGCCGGAAGTGATTACAGGTTCAGATATCTTGCTCAGAAGCCTGGTGCTTGAGGGCGTCGATTGTGTCTTCGGCTATCCCGGTGGAGCCGTATTATATATTTATGATGCACTGTATGGATTCAACGATTTCCATCACTTGTTAACCAGACATGAGCAGGGAGCTATTCACGCTGCTGACGGCTATGCACGTGCGAGTGGTAAAGTTGGGGTCTGTATCGCCACATCAGGACCGGGGGCAACGAATCTGGTAACCGGAATCGCGACCGCGTATATGGATTCGGTACCTCTGGTGGTTATCACCGGGAATGTAGCGACAACCTTGATTGGTACAGATGCTTTCCAGGAAGCGGATATCACCGGGATTACGATGCCTATCACCAAGCACAGCTATCTGGTGCGTGATGTGAATGATCTTCCACGCGTGATTCATGAAGCATTCCATATTGCAAATACTGGACGCAAAGGACCGGTACTGATTGATATCCCGAAAGACGTATCGGCAGCCAAGACTCTGTTCAACCCTAGCGAGTCCCTTAATCTTCGTGGATACAATCCAACGGTTCAGCCTAATCGCCTGCAGCTTGATAAGCTCCAAGCGGCGATTCGTGAAGCTGAACGTCCAGTAATTCTTGCTGGTGGCGGTGTGATCTACTCCGGTGGCCATGAAGCCTTGTATGAATTTGTGACCAGTAGCGGAATTCCAATTACAACCACCTTGCTAGGACTTGGCGCTTTCCCAAGCGGTCACGAGCTCTGGATGGGAATGCCGGGCATGCACGGAACATTTACCGCGAACCACGGGATTCAGGAAGCCGACCTCTTGATTAACATCGGGGCCCGCTTTGACGACCGGGTGACGGGAGCCCTTGGAGGTTTTGCTCCGAAGGCGAAGATTGTTCATATTGATATCGATCCAGCTGAAATTGGCAAAAATGTACCGGCAGATATTCCGATTGTCGGCGATGCGAAGACAGTGCTCGAGCTGCTCAATCAGACTCCTGTCTATGCTGAGAAGGCCGATGCATGGAGACAGACTATTCAGGCGCGGAAGCAGGAGAAGCCGCTGAAATATATCGATTCAGATACGGAATTGAAGCCGCAATGGGTCATCGAACATTTGAATGAGACCACCCATGGTCAAGCTATTGTGACTACAGATGTTGGTCAGCATCAGATGTGGGCAGCTCAGTACTACAAGTTCAACCAACCCCGTTCATGGATTACTTCCGGGGGGCTTGGAACAATGGGATTCGGCTTCCCTTCAGCCATTGGTGCCCAAATGGCTCATCCTGAACGCCTGGTTATCTCCATTAACGGGGACGGCGGGATGCAAATGTGTTCGCAAGAGCTTGCGATCTGTGCCATCAACAAGATTCCTGTCAAGATCGTAGTTATTAACAATCAGGTGCTTGGTATGGTTCGGCAATGGCAGGAGCTGATCTATGAGAACCGCTACAGCCACATCGACCTGGCGGGAAGCCCGGACTTCGTGAAGCTGGCTGAGGCATACGGCGTGAAGGGACTGCGGGCAACGAACAAGGAAGAAGCCAAGAACATATGGCAGGAAGCTCTGGAGACTCCTGGACCAGTACTGGTTGAGTTCGTCGTACGCAAAGGGGAAAATGTATATCCGATGGTTACGCAGGGCTCCACCATTGATCAAATGTTAATGGGGGATAGCGAATGATGACGAAAAGCCATACAATTGCTGTACTAGTAAATGACCAGCCGGGTGTTCTGCAGCGTGTGTCCGGATTGTTCGGACGCAGAGGCTTCAACATCGAGAGTATCACAGTGGGCCAATCCGAGGAGGAAGGCCTCTCGCGTATGGTCATTGTCACACACGGGGATGACAAGACGCTGGAGCAGATTGAGAAGCAGCTGTACAAACTGATCGATGTCATCAAAGTCATCAACCTCAGC contains:
- a CDS encoding phosphatase PAP2 family protein translates to MHRLLVKLTHLDQRLFVAINTGLHRSFLNFWLFYLTHMGGATFTIAATVLLWLFTPDPWRHTALIAAVSLAISHIPVAIAKRTYPRVRPYLTLPGTNTFRDPLTDHSFPSGHTTAIFSVTMPFMVMEPVTSFILAPIAMLVAISRIYLGLHYPSDVLAGAVIGTGVALGTVALWP
- a CDS encoding glycosyltransferase family 2 protein, whose translation is MLDAILFGLQVILAVIGVYQFVFSLFGMYKKKKKQQFPPTKSFAVLVAAHNEEQVVGALMENLKLLNYPQDLYDVFVICDNCTDSTADIVRSHHMNACVRTNPNLRGKGYAIEWMLKELWKMPRQYDAVVMFDADNLAHPDFLNEMNNDLCSGARVIQGYIDTKNPEDSWVTASYGVSYWYVNRLWQLPRHNLKMANFLGGTGMCFETELLKEIGWGATSLVEDLEFTMRCASKGIYPVFNYDAKVFDEKPLTFKASARQRLRWMQGHFTVARRYFFPMLWKSIKERSLTKFDLALYAVNVYIVLLTFLLTAFIWADQSLFNGPHISTMYSYLPFWVSLLAVAGNIFIFLAAMILEKITYKKVYLYLILFPVYLFSWWPITFYAFFTQNNKQWSHTEHTRVVRLEEVQSKQG
- the infC gene encoding translation initiation factor IF-3, translating into MINDEIRAREVRLVGAEGEQIGIKPIREALQMAIDLNLDLVNVAPTAKPPVCRIMDYGKFRYETQKKEKEARKNQKIVDIKEVWFRANIEEHDYQTKLRNVIKFLKDGDKVKCSVRFRGREITHADIGKKILDRVKEEVTEISTIERLPKLEGRSMIMILAPKN
- the rpmI gene encoding 50S ribosomal protein L35; this encodes MPKMKTHSSLKGRFKITGTGKVKRYKAGRNHLLSGKSKSTKRVLAGNPVMYAGDVRRLKQGLSNLK
- the rplT gene encoding 50S ribosomal protein L20, encoding MARVKGGFVVRRRHKKVLKLAKGYFGSKHRIFKTANEQVMKSFLYAYRDRRQKKRDFRRLWIVRINAAARLNGLSYSKLMHGLKLAEVNINRKILADLAVNDLTAFNSLAAVAKEKINA
- a CDS encoding GNAT family N-acetyltransferase, which translates into the protein MIRYRRPKQDDPVIYRLIESELVPYSHLSKVELAAVRKELPVRLNRGVTFVASAGYEEDPCAFIHFMIHGDLLYIDMMAVAPAQQRKRHGKTLLLQAEGFAASRGCSKAKVMVDIGNERARMFYSNLGYETVRFIPPSLCYEMNKPLRSNLPSC
- the ilvB gene encoding biosynthetic-type acetolactate synthase large subunit, whose protein sequence is MNARIPEMRSTEELREKWMKPEVITGSDILLRSLVLEGVDCVFGYPGGAVLYIYDALYGFNDFHHLLTRHEQGAIHAADGYARASGKVGVCIATSGPGATNLVTGIATAYMDSVPLVVITGNVATTLIGTDAFQEADITGITMPITKHSYLVRDVNDLPRVIHEAFHIANTGRKGPVLIDIPKDVSAAKTLFNPSESLNLRGYNPTVQPNRLQLDKLQAAIREAERPVILAGGGVIYSGGHEALYEFVTSSGIPITTTLLGLGAFPSGHELWMGMPGMHGTFTANHGIQEADLLINIGARFDDRVTGALGGFAPKAKIVHIDIDPAEIGKNVPADIPIVGDAKTVLELLNQTPVYAEKADAWRQTIQARKQEKPLKYIDSDTELKPQWVIEHLNETTHGQAIVTTDVGQHQMWAAQYYKFNQPRSWITSGGLGTMGFGFPSAIGAQMAHPERLVISINGDGGMQMCSQELAICAINKIPVKIVVINNQVLGMVRQWQELIYENRYSHIDLAGSPDFVKLAEAYGVKGLRATNKEEAKNIWQEALETPGPVLVEFVVRKGENVYPMVTQGSTIDQMLMGDSE